In Cupriavidus taiwanensis, the following proteins share a genomic window:
- a CDS encoding nucleoside deaminase translates to MTRITDPSGAELSQLDLELLRRSIALSDESRARGRHPFAALVADAAGNVIASAGNNSMPPEGDPTQHAELVAAAQAARVLPPEQLAGCTLYTSAEPCCMCAGAVYWTGIGRVVYALSEHKLLGLTGDHPENPTSSLPCREVFARGQRKVEVVGPVLEDEAAASHAGFWQ, encoded by the coding sequence ATGACCCGAATCACCGATCCGTCCGGCGCCGAACTGTCGCAGCTCGACCTGGAACTGCTGCGCCGGTCGATTGCGCTGTCCGACGAATCCAGGGCCCGCGGCCGCCATCCGTTCGCCGCGCTGGTGGCCGACGCGGCCGGCAATGTCATCGCCAGCGCCGGCAATAATTCGATGCCGCCCGAAGGCGACCCGACCCAGCACGCCGAACTGGTTGCCGCCGCGCAGGCCGCGCGGGTGCTGCCGCCCGAACAGCTTGCCGGTTGCACGCTCTACACCAGCGCGGAGCCGTGCTGCATGTGCGCGGGCGCGGTCTACTGGACCGGCATCGGGCGCGTGGTCTATGCGCTGTCGGAACACAAGCTGCTGGGGCTGACCGGCGACCATCCGGAGAACCCGACCTCCTCGCTGCCGTGCCGCGAAGTGTTTGCGCGCGGGCAGCGCAAGGTCGAGGTGGTGGGGCCGGTGCTGGAAGACGAAGCCGCGGCATCGCACGCGGGCTTCTGGCAGTAG
- a CDS encoding phosphocholine-specific phospholipase C, which yields MVSRRNFLQAAAGTGFAAAALAAFPPSIRKALAIPANNATGTIQDVEHVVILMQENRSFDHYFGTLRGVRGFGDRFTIPLPGARQVWQQQRASGAVLTPYHLDGTSNNAQRAAGTPHAWLDSQQAWDHGRMANWPTYKTSTSMGYFREQEIPFQFALANAFTLCDAYHCSMHTGTDANRAFHLTGTNGPTAANVAFVNNEWDAIDGLPASANTGYTWKTYAERLEDAGISWICYQNMPDEWGDNMLGAFQQFRKANLASGYPVSSGGAPGAPYADTGQPLPYHAYDAATDNPGNPLYKGVANTLPGTRPDEYLDAFRRDIREGLLPQVSWINAPSIYCEHPGPSSPVQGAWFLQEVLDALTAVPEVWSKTVLLVNFDENDGYFDHVPSPSAPSLNPDQTLAGKSTLSDAEMQAEYFNQPAPPGSRTQPAADGRVYGPGPRVPLYVISPWSRGGWVNSQVFDHTSVLRFLETRFGVAEPHISPFRRAVCGDLTSAFNFSTPNNEALPTLGGRTTRSDADQLRRAQQALPAVPLPADMQLPQQAAGTRPSRALPYELHTSARCSAVGQVELVFANTGTQAAVFHVYDRLQLGRIPRRYMVEAGKSLSDSWHAFQDNAGQYDLWVLGPNGFHRHFRGDTRRIGETGIAPEIRVCYDIANGDVYVDLINPGDKACHFLIEPLAYRGDGPWKASVGANSSKSQHWQLEQSGQWYDFAVTCDADPAFYRRFAGRVETGRHTVSDPAMGTAAQG from the coding sequence ATGGTCTCTCGCCGCAATTTCCTGCAGGCCGCAGCCGGCACCGGCTTTGCCGCCGCCGCGCTGGCCGCGTTCCCGCCCAGCATCCGCAAGGCCCTGGCCATTCCGGCCAACAATGCCACCGGCACCATCCAGGATGTCGAGCACGTGGTGATCCTGATGCAGGAGAACCGCTCCTTCGACCACTACTTCGGCACGCTGCGCGGCGTGCGCGGCTTCGGCGACCGCTTTACCATCCCGCTGCCCGGCGCGCGCCAGGTATGGCAGCAACAGCGCGCCAGCGGCGCGGTGCTGACGCCGTACCACCTCGACGGTACCAGCAACAACGCGCAGCGCGCCGCCGGCACCCCGCACGCGTGGCTCGACAGCCAGCAGGCCTGGGACCACGGCCGCATGGCCAACTGGCCGACGTACAAGACCAGCACGTCGATGGGCTACTTCAGGGAACAGGAAATCCCGTTCCAGTTCGCGCTGGCCAACGCCTTCACGCTGTGCGACGCGTACCACTGCTCGATGCATACCGGCACCGATGCCAACCGCGCCTTCCACCTGACCGGCACCAACGGCCCGACCGCGGCCAACGTCGCCTTCGTCAACAACGAGTGGGACGCGATCGACGGGCTGCCGGCCTCGGCCAACACCGGCTACACCTGGAAGACCTATGCCGAGCGCCTGGAAGACGCCGGCATCAGCTGGATCTGCTACCAGAACATGCCGGACGAATGGGGCGACAACATGCTGGGCGCGTTCCAGCAGTTCCGCAAGGCCAACCTGGCGTCGGGCTATCCGGTCTCCAGCGGCGGCGCGCCGGGCGCGCCCTATGCCGACACCGGCCAGCCGCTGCCGTACCACGCCTACGATGCCGCCACCGACAATCCCGGCAACCCGCTCTACAAGGGCGTGGCCAACACCCTGCCCGGCACCCGCCCCGACGAGTATCTCGATGCCTTCCGCCGCGACATCCGCGAAGGCCTGCTGCCGCAGGTGTCGTGGATCAACGCGCCGTCGATCTACTGCGAGCATCCCGGGCCCTCCAGCCCGGTGCAGGGCGCCTGGTTCCTGCAGGAGGTGCTGGACGCGCTGACCGCGGTGCCCGAGGTCTGGAGCAAGACCGTGCTGCTGGTCAACTTCGACGAGAACGACGGCTATTTCGACCACGTGCCATCGCCCTCGGCGCCGTCGCTGAATCCCGACCAGACCCTCGCCGGCAAGTCGACGCTGAGCGATGCCGAGATGCAGGCCGAGTACTTCAACCAGCCGGCGCCGCCGGGCAGCCGCACCCAGCCCGCGGCGGACGGCCGCGTCTACGGCCCGGGGCCGCGCGTGCCGCTGTACGTGATCTCGCCGTGGAGCCGCGGCGGCTGGGTCAACTCGCAGGTGTTCGACCACACCTCCGTGCTGCGCTTCCTGGAGACGCGCTTCGGCGTGGCCGAGCCCCATATCAGCCCGTTCCGCCGCGCCGTGTGCGGCGACCTGACCAGCGCCTTCAACTTCAGCACGCCCAACAACGAGGCGCTGCCCACGCTCGGCGGCCGCACCACGCGCAGCGACGCCGACCAGTTGCGCCGCGCGCAGCAGGCCCTGCCCGCGGTGCCGCTGCCCGCCGACATGCAACTGCCGCAGCAGGCTGCCGGCACGCGCCCGTCGCGCGCGCTACCGTATGAGCTGCACACCAGCGCGCGCTGCAGCGCCGTGGGCCAGGTCGAACTGGTGTTCGCCAACACCGGCACGCAGGCCGCGGTATTCCACGTCTACGACCGCCTCCAGCTGGGACGCATCCCGCGCCGCTATATGGTGGAGGCCGGCAAGTCGCTCAGCGATAGCTGGCATGCCTTCCAGGACAATGCCGGGCAATACGACCTGTGGGTGCTCGGCCCCAACGGCTTCCATCGCCATTTCCGCGGCGACACCCGCCGCATCGGCGAGACCGGCATCGCCCCAGAGATCCGCGTCTGCTACGACATTGCCAACGGCGACGTCTATGTCGACCTGATCAACCCCGGCGACAAGGCCTGCCACTTCCTCATCGAGCCGCTGGCCTACCGCGGCGATGGCCCGTGGAAAGCCAGC
- a CDS encoding DUF1428 domain-containing protein: protein MSYIDGFVLAVAQANRDRYREVAQKAAAVFKEHGALQVVECWGDDVPEGKVTSFTMAVQRKDDEAVVFAWILWPSREKRDTGMKAAMADPRLKEGMDPMPFDGQRMIFGGFEVIVEA, encoded by the coding sequence ATGTCCTATATCGATGGCTTTGTGCTCGCCGTTGCCCAGGCCAACCGCGACCGATATCGCGAGGTGGCGCAAAAGGCCGCCGCAGTGTTCAAGGAACATGGCGCGCTGCAGGTGGTGGAATGCTGGGGCGACGATGTGCCGGAAGGCAAGGTCACGTCCTTTACGATGGCGGTCCAGCGCAAGGACGATGAAGCGGTGGTGTTCGCGTGGATCCTGTGGCCGTCGCGCGAGAAGCGCGACACCGGCATGAAGGCGGCGATGGCGGACCCGCGGCTGAAGGAGGGCATGGATCCGATGCCGTTCGACGGGCAGCGGATGATCTTCGGCGGCTTCGAGGTGATTGTCGAGGCGTGA